One window of Mangrovibacterium diazotrophicum genomic DNA carries:
- a CDS encoding carbohydrate porin: MKNLLCIGMMALALFTTGGAFAGADEAEKQPALSFYGGYKGDFVSNLNGGIKTGSTYLGLADLFLELNTENAGLWKGGTFMLHGANTHGGEPSADLIGDFQVVSNIEAGNHTFLYELWYCQTFGNFHTTIGLQDLNAEFANSEFGGLFINSSFGIHSIIADNIAAPIFPLTSPGITICWEATSRLNLKTAIYKGCPIDFDDNPYNLKWDLNYSDALLWVAEANFHCSADEDCAQLIKVGTFYHQHCEDETVSDDLESDYGFYVVGDHRVSPAKEYGKGLSVFYQLGVSPRNDNVGYIGTGIHYTGLFSQKGKDTFGLAMAKGVMNKDAGKDETTFELTYKLQLNDYIYFQPDIQYVINPRGTDATLDNALVGLFRLGLEF, translated from the coding sequence ATGAAAAATCTATTATGCATCGGGATGATGGCATTGGCCCTGTTCACCACAGGCGGTGCCTTTGCGGGGGCGGATGAAGCAGAAAAGCAGCCGGCCTTAAGCTTCTATGGAGGCTACAAAGGAGACTTTGTTTCGAATTTAAATGGAGGTATCAAAACGGGATCTACCTATTTAGGACTTGCCGATTTGTTCCTCGAACTGAATACGGAGAACGCCGGCCTGTGGAAAGGCGGCACGTTTATGCTGCACGGAGCAAACACACATGGAGGAGAGCCTTCGGCTGATTTGATCGGCGATTTCCAGGTTGTTTCCAATATTGAAGCCGGAAATCACACCTTCTTATATGAACTTTGGTATTGTCAGACGTTCGGAAACTTCCACACAACAATTGGTCTTCAGGACCTGAATGCTGAATTTGCCAATAGCGAGTTTGGCGGCCTTTTCATCAACAGCTCTTTCGGAATTCACTCTATCATTGCCGACAACATTGCAGCACCTATTTTCCCGTTGACTTCACCGGGTATCACCATTTGTTGGGAGGCAACCAGCCGACTGAACCTGAAAACAGCGATTTACAAGGGCTGTCCGATTGATTTTGATGACAATCCATACAACTTGAAATGGGACTTAAATTACTCCGACGCACTTTTATGGGTTGCCGAGGCAAACTTTCATTGCAGTGCCGACGAAGATTGTGCCCAACTGATTAAAGTGGGAACCTTCTACCACCAGCACTGTGAAGACGAAACCGTTTCGGATGATTTGGAATCGGACTACGGTTTCTATGTAGTCGGCGACCACCGCGTTAGCCCGGCAAAGGAATATGGCAAAGGACTCAGCGTTTTCTACCAATTGGGAGTTAGCCCCAGGAATGACAACGTTGGCTACATCGGTACCGGTATTCACTACACCGGACTGTTCTCGCAAAAAGGCAAAGACACGTTTGGCCTGGCGATGGCCAAAGGCGTGATGAATAAGGATGCCGGCAAAGACGAAACGACATTTGAATTGACATATAAGTTGCAACTAAACGATTATATCTATTTCCAACCAGACATTCAATATGTAATCAATCCGCGAGGCACTGATGCCACTCTGGATAATGCCTTGGTTGGCCTGTTTCGATTAGGACTAGAATTTTAA
- the feoB gene encoding ferrous iron transport protein B: protein MFLQNSDNNTKRLAGLKTGEEAVIKYVFGQGAFRKRISEMGFVKGQKVTVIKNAPMKDPVEYEIMGYKVSLRRSEAEMIEVVAENEAAQILSGKFEGTIDQQRLKVSGGKKSKNISVALVGNPNSGKTTLFNYASGSKERVGNYAGVTIDAKEGRFRQNDFSFRISDLPGTYSITEYSPEELFVRNHIAERKPDVVVNVVDASNLERNLYLTTQLIDMNIKVVIALNMYDELQQKDVKFDYKRLGEMIGIPIVPTVASKGKGLKELFNKIIEVHEERDPIVRHIHINYGADIEQAISTIQTEIKKDETRNKNYSTRYLSIKLLEDDKNTQELLKSNTNYEDVLKVANDEIGRLERLLGDKSETLIADAKYGFIAGALKQTYKPGAQTRRENSREIDKILTHKFWGFPIFIFFIWATFQLTFTLGSYPMDWMDAGIGWLGETVGNLMPDGALKDLIVDGIIGGVGGVIIFLPNILILFFCISLMEDSGYMARAAFIMDKLMHKMGLHGKSFIPLIMGFGCNVPAVMATRTLDNKNDRLLTMLIIPFMSCSARLPVYVLLISAFFVAHQGAILFLIYFIGIALAVLVGLLFKKTLFAKKEVPFVMELPPYRMPTLKNTTIHMWHKGQQYLRKMGTVILFASIIIWAMGYYPRNVEYTQDYDQQIAQVENNTTLNEDLKSEQIGQLELSKEEERLEKSYIGQMGHFIEPVIQPLGFDWKLGMSIITGMAAKEIVVSSMGVLYHAGMEADETSQSLMEKLQSQTYTSGPKIGQKVFSPLVAFGLMIFVLIYFPCVAVVAAIKKEANWKWAIFTTVYTTAIAWIAAFGIYQIGSLFIG, encoded by the coding sequence ATGTTTTTACAAAACTCAGATAACAACACAAAAAGGCTGGCTGGTTTAAAAACCGGCGAGGAAGCCGTCATCAAATATGTATTTGGTCAAGGTGCCTTCCGCAAGCGGATCTCAGAAATGGGATTTGTGAAAGGGCAAAAAGTGACCGTGATCAAAAACGCCCCGATGAAGGATCCGGTGGAATATGAGATCATGGGCTACAAAGTTTCGCTGCGCCGCAGCGAGGCTGAAATGATCGAAGTAGTTGCCGAGAATGAAGCCGCTCAAATCCTGTCGGGCAAATTCGAGGGGACTATCGACCAGCAGCGGCTGAAAGTATCGGGAGGCAAGAAAAGCAAAAATATCTCAGTTGCCCTGGTTGGTAACCCCAACTCGGGAAAAACAACCTTGTTCAACTATGCTTCCGGATCGAAAGAGCGGGTTGGTAACTACGCCGGTGTCACCATCGATGCTAAAGAAGGCCGCTTCCGCCAAAACGATTTTTCGTTCCGCATTTCCGACTTGCCGGGAACTTATTCCATTACCGAATACTCGCCCGAAGAACTATTCGTGCGTAACCACATTGCCGAGCGCAAACCGGATGTTGTGGTCAATGTGGTTGATGCCTCCAACCTGGAGCGCAACCTCTACCTGACCACGCAGCTGATCGACATGAACATCAAAGTGGTCATCGCCCTCAACATGTATGACGAACTGCAACAAAAAGATGTCAAGTTCGATTACAAACGCCTGGGTGAGATGATAGGAATTCCAATCGTTCCGACAGTTGCATCAAAAGGCAAAGGTTTGAAAGAGCTTTTCAATAAAATCATTGAAGTTCATGAAGAGCGCGACCCAATCGTTCGCCACATCCACATCAACTACGGTGCCGACATAGAGCAGGCTATTTCGACCATTCAAACCGAAATTAAAAAAGACGAGACGCGCAATAAAAATTACTCAACCCGCTACCTGTCTATTAAATTACTGGAAGACGACAAAAACACGCAGGAATTGCTGAAAAGCAATACCAATTACGAAGACGTGTTGAAGGTTGCAAATGACGAAATCGGTCGTTTGGAGCGCCTTCTGGGTGACAAATCGGAGACACTGATCGCCGACGCCAAGTACGGTTTTATTGCCGGTGCGCTGAAACAAACGTATAAACCGGGCGCTCAAACACGTCGCGAAAATAGTCGCGAAATCGACAAAATTCTGACACACAAATTCTGGGGATTCCCGATTTTTATTTTCTTCATCTGGGCCACCTTCCAGCTAACCTTCACCCTGGGTAGCTACCCGATGGACTGGATGGATGCCGGTATTGGCTGGCTTGGAGAAACTGTTGGCAACCTGATGCCCGACGGTGCGCTGAAGGACCTGATCGTCGACGGAATCATCGGCGGGGTTGGTGGTGTGATCATCTTCCTGCCCAACATCCTTATTTTGTTCTTCTGTATTTCGCTGATGGAAGACTCGGGCTATATGGCTCGTGCAGCATTCATCATGGATAAGCTGATGCACAAAATGGGACTTCACGGCAAATCGTTCATCCCGCTGATTATGGGATTCGGATGTAACGTACCTGCTGTAATGGCCACCCGCACGCTCGACAACAAAAACGACCGTTTGCTCACCATGCTCATCATTCCGTTCATGTCGTGCAGCGCGCGTCTGCCGGTTTACGTGTTGCTGATTTCAGCCTTCTTTGTTGCACACCAGGGAGCCATTTTATTCCTAATCTATTTTATCGGGATTGCCTTGGCCGTATTGGTAGGCTTGCTGTTTAAGAAGACGCTGTTCGCGAAGAAAGAAGTGCCTTTTGTGATGGAACTTCCACCCTACCGGATGCCGACCCTGAAAAATACGACCATCCACATGTGGCACAAAGGACAGCAGTACTTGCGCAAAATGGGTACGGTCATTTTGTTCGCCTCCATCATTATCTGGGCAATGGGCTACTACCCGCGCAATGTGGAATATACACAGGATTACGACCAGCAAATTGCGCAGGTTGAAAACAACACGACACTGAACGAAGACCTAAAAAGTGAACAAATCGGGCAGTTGGAGCTTTCTAAAGAAGAAGAAAGATTGGAAAAATCATACATCGGCCAAATGGGCCATTTCATTGAACCGGTTATTCAGCCTTTGGGCTTCGACTGGAAATTGGGAATGAGCATTATTACGGGGATGGCTGCCAAAGAAATTGTTGTAAGCTCGATGGGGGTACTTTACCATGCCGGCATGGAAGCGGACGAAACGTCGCAATCGCTCATGGAAAAACTCCAAAGCCAGACGTACACCAGCGGCCCTAAAATTGGGCAAAAAGTATTTTCCCCCCTGGTGGCCTTTGGACTGATGATTTTTGTACTGATCTACTTCCCCTGTGTTGCGGTAGTTGCTGCCATCAAGAAGGAAGCCAACTGGAAATGGGCGATCTTCACGACGGTTTACACCACGGCGATTGCCTGGATCGCAGCCTTCGGGATCTACCAGATTGGAAGTTTATTTATTGGATAA